A genomic segment from Alistipes senegalensis JC50 encodes:
- a CDS encoding RagB/SusD family nutrient uptake outer membrane protein: protein MKKAIISILSTLTLSVSGCNYLDINPEMGLDEDQVFTVWDNFKSYYYNIYTTPTGIHCAYPLYLDMNARRYTWYQFTDLSDAGRLLRCQQIKSGTMGENAAEFTTSTAGRAISYSMFRIIRVCNKCIENIGRVQNVKQENKDDLLGQAYFVRAYAHFTLCRIFGGMPYLDKALDENDEWDMARLTAWETYSRCAEDFDRAYECFVSAGKVRRDAAPGTEGHLTSSDMAYPNGVAAKAMKARALLYAASKLNNLHGQSDWEDAAEACGEAIRIAEEYGYDLVPGSEWSSNFWGAAYTNEHIWAWNYGSGSYYQTDVWSAVFAYPQANFSKSSGECPTQNCVDLFETVWGDPLETEAERQEAIAQGHYDEQDPYSNRDPRLDLTVVHDGSVVSMCPTGINIHYDPSTGTYPMTVINSQSRQFGIAWGSMDSKSTGYSNTGYYINKWWNGGYGSGTASRTEHTDPLIRMAELYLNYAEAVNEVSGPQGTAGGLSLTALEAVNKVRNRIGMPDVLDKFTGSAPLLRERIRNERCVELAFEGHHYYHDIRRWMIAPQKMTATLTGMYIEKTDVSEQYPKGRIYTRRAIPQNRQSSWKDAMYYIPFPTEEANKMKNFVNNEIW from the coding sequence ATGAAAAAAGCGATCATATCCATTCTTTCGACCCTCACGTTGAGCGTCTCGGGATGCAACTACCTGGACATCAACCCCGAGATGGGTCTCGACGAGGATCAGGTGTTCACCGTATGGGACAACTTCAAGTCCTACTACTACAATATCTACACGACACCGACGGGAATCCATTGTGCCTATCCGCTCTATCTCGACATGAACGCCCGCCGCTACACCTGGTATCAGTTCACCGATCTGAGCGACGCCGGCCGCCTGCTGCGCTGCCAGCAGATCAAGTCGGGGACGATGGGCGAGAACGCCGCGGAATTCACGACTTCGACGGCCGGACGGGCGATCTCCTATTCGATGTTCCGCATCATCCGCGTCTGCAACAAGTGCATCGAGAACATCGGCCGCGTGCAGAACGTCAAACAGGAGAACAAGGACGACCTGCTCGGACAAGCCTATTTCGTCCGCGCATACGCCCACTTCACGCTGTGCCGGATCTTCGGCGGCATGCCCTATCTCGACAAGGCGCTCGACGAGAACGACGAGTGGGACATGGCGCGTCTGACGGCCTGGGAAACCTATTCGCGGTGCGCCGAGGATTTCGACCGCGCCTACGAGTGCTTCGTCTCCGCCGGCAAGGTGCGCCGGGATGCCGCTCCCGGAACCGAAGGCCATCTGACGAGTTCCGACATGGCCTATCCCAACGGCGTGGCGGCCAAGGCGATGAAAGCCCGCGCACTGCTCTATGCGGCCAGCAAGCTGAACAACCTGCACGGCCAGAGCGACTGGGAGGATGCCGCCGAAGCCTGCGGCGAAGCCATCCGCATCGCCGAAGAGTACGGCTACGACCTGGTTCCGGGAAGCGAGTGGTCCAGCAACTTCTGGGGCGCCGCCTACACCAACGAACACATCTGGGCCTGGAACTACGGAAGCGGCAGCTACTACCAGACGGATGTCTGGTCGGCGGTCTTCGCCTATCCGCAGGCGAATTTCTCCAAATCCAGCGGAGAGTGCCCGACGCAGAACTGCGTCGATCTTTTCGAGACCGTCTGGGGCGACCCGCTGGAGACCGAGGCCGAGCGTCAGGAGGCGATCGCCCAGGGACACTACGACGAACAGGACCCCTACTCGAACCGCGACCCGCGTCTGGATCTGACGGTCGTCCACGACGGCAGCGTCGTGTCGATGTGTCCGACCGGGATCAACATCCACTACGACCCCTCGACGGGAACCTATCCGATGACGGTGATCAACAGCCAGTCGCGCCAGTTCGGAATCGCATGGGGCTCGATGGACAGCAAATCCACGGGATATTCGAATACGGGCTATTACATAAACAAGTGGTGGAACGGCGGTTACGGATCGGGCACCGCATCGAGGACCGAGCACACCGACCCGCTGATCCGCATGGCGGAGCTCTACCTCAACTACGCCGAAGCCGTGAACGAGGTATCCGGACCGCAGGGCACGGCCGGCGGCCTTTCGCTGACGGCGCTGGAGGCCGTGAACAAGGTGCGCAACCGGATAGGAATGCCCGACGTGCTCGACAAATTCACGGGCAGCGCACCGCTGCTGCGCGAACGCATCCGCAACGAACGCTGCGTCGAACTGGCCTTCGAAGGCCACCACTACTACCACGACATCCGCCGCTGGATGATCGCCCCGCAAAAGATGACCGCGACCCTGACGGGCATGTACATCGAAAAAACCGATGTCTCGGAACAGTATCCGAAAGGCCGCATCTACACGCGCCGTGCGATTCCGCAGAACCGGCAGTCATCGTGGAAGGATGCCATGTACTACATCCCGTTCCCCACGGAGGAGGCCAACAAGATGAAGAACTTTGTCAACAACGAAATTTGGTAG
- a CDS encoding BACON domain-containing protein, whose product MISLKTRISRLLLLAAWAAGMSMSSCSSDPEVEAADSVEVRNLQDEICFAYDSEEPLAFSIVSNKTWSIAKSNLDWLEVSQMNGGSKYPSTVLLTPSVNDDLERSGILTVYAGATTRRVTIVQEAFPIVPEITLRSGLPDDKTLRFSYTDAAPVTFTVYSNIAWQASTSGLDGWAEVAPLEGARKQETEIVVTPTPNEGDERSGTITFTGEGLEEPLVVNVSQEAVDPTPLLIVSGIKDGQVAFANAPEAPFTFSVQCNRRWEITGENLDWLTVEPSSGRSSLIPVEVALTARDNELYEPLEGRLTLHVYDDAIEDVTITVTQDANKRLLAQWTMDDTVPWKTYNPNFAADGRMKADLPEGTGAVAAWQQVNATVGGNSYTASFKISNDGTAYSFNKIWNDDHLLIYVPVENMGAGAQINIRYSVAMNGSKMPRFWVVEWSAGDGVWTPTSISSFPWLGTSGQNSKNMYFDATYAMPNETAAFSSPYRYIDISETATIPVDIENGALWFRIRCSDATHTSYSSKTERTEAEGPYNGWIFLSGYGRSNTVPAENAISIWQIK is encoded by the coding sequence ATGATTTCCCTGAAAACACGCATATCCCGATTGCTTCTGCTCGCAGCATGGGCCGCGGGCATGTCGATGAGTTCGTGCTCCTCCGACCCCGAGGTCGAGGCGGCCGATTCGGTGGAGGTCCGCAATCTTCAGGACGAGATCTGTTTCGCCTACGATTCCGAGGAGCCCCTGGCGTTCAGCATCGTCTCGAACAAGACCTGGTCCATCGCCAAAAGCAACCTCGACTGGCTCGAAGTGTCGCAGATGAACGGCGGCTCGAAATATCCGAGCACCGTGCTCCTCACCCCCTCGGTCAACGACGACCTGGAGCGCAGCGGCATACTGACCGTTTATGCCGGCGCCACCACCCGCCGGGTGACGATCGTGCAGGAGGCGTTCCCGATCGTTCCGGAAATTACGCTCCGTTCCGGGCTGCCGGACGACAAGACGCTGCGGTTCAGCTACACCGACGCCGCGCCCGTAACCTTCACGGTTTACAGCAACATCGCGTGGCAGGCTTCGACATCGGGCCTCGACGGCTGGGCCGAAGTCGCTCCGCTGGAGGGCGCACGCAAGCAGGAGACCGAGATCGTCGTAACCCCGACCCCGAACGAAGGCGACGAGCGCAGCGGTACGATCACGTTCACGGGCGAGGGGCTGGAAGAGCCGCTCGTGGTGAACGTCTCGCAGGAGGCCGTCGATCCGACGCCGCTGCTCATCGTCTCGGGGATCAAGGACGGGCAGGTCGCGTTCGCCAACGCGCCGGAAGCCCCCTTCACCTTCTCCGTTCAGTGCAACCGCCGCTGGGAGATCACCGGCGAGAATCTCGACTGGCTCACCGTCGAGCCCTCTTCGGGACGCAGCAGCCTGATTCCCGTGGAGGTCGCCCTCACGGCCCGCGACAACGAGCTCTACGAACCGCTCGAAGGCCGGCTGACCCTGCATGTCTACGACGACGCGATCGAAGACGTGACGATCACCGTCACGCAGGACGCCAACAAACGGCTGCTGGCTCAGTGGACGATGGACGACACGGTGCCCTGGAAGACCTACAATCCGAACTTCGCCGCGGACGGACGCATGAAAGCCGACCTGCCGGAGGGTACCGGAGCCGTCGCGGCCTGGCAGCAGGTCAACGCGACGGTCGGAGGCAACAGCTATACGGCCTCCTTCAAGATCAGCAACGACGGAACGGCGTACAGCTTCAACAAGATCTGGAACGACGACCACCTGCTGATCTACGTGCCCGTCGAGAACATGGGTGCCGGCGCACAGATCAACATCCGCTACTCCGTGGCCATGAACGGCTCGAAGATGCCCCGTTTCTGGGTCGTCGAATGGTCTGCCGGCGACGGTGTGTGGACACCCACCAGCATCTCGTCGTTCCCGTGGCTGGGCACGAGCGGCCAGAACTCGAAGAACATGTACTTCGACGCGACCTATGCGATGCCCAACGAGACGGCGGCTTTCAGCAGCCCCTACCGCTACATAGACATCAGCGAGACGGCGACGATCCCCGTTGACATCGAGAACGGCGCACTCTGGTTCCGCATCCGCTGCTCCGACGCGACCCACACCAGCTACTCGTCGAAAACAGAGCGCACCGAGGCCGAAGGTCCCTACAACGGCTGGATCTTCCTGAGCGGATACGGCCGCAGCAACACGGTTCCGGCCGAGAACGCGATCTCGATCTGGCAAATAAAATAA
- a CDS encoding BNR-4 repeat-containing protein gives MKRFLNFAVFALMFCWHAGAQEPRSLTGTEAEGYRGIWFTIGQARSGFGPKYSGGLGTYTMKHIPVAVYAAEADKTFFVYGGTPAADRKYLLCTVGCYDHKTGMLRRPVVVCDKGVNNVHDPHDDPTIQIDKEGYVWIFVAGRGNTRPGIRYRSRKPYDISAFDYVNESIMAYPQVHYHPDEGFFLFFTRYDGKRRLFYQSSPDGVEWTDYRSLASIMEPGETKSGHYQFSTLCGKKLMCCFNRHIDGNCDTRTNIYYIQSEDWGRTWTTADGRRVALPVTRRNDISLIRDFQSERRNCYIKDINFGSDGNPVILYLTSDNYLTGPAGGVRSWQTAHWDGRQWHFRDLTTSTHCYDSGSIWIDDDDVWTVIAPTDAGPQYWGTGGEMVMWRSRDKGQSWQRVRALTHDSPRNHSYARRPVHAHPDFYAFWADGDPDNMSISRLYFCNERGDLFRMPYTMQSEWQKPEPIPGGRPRD, from the coding sequence ATGAAAAGATTTTTGAATTTCGCGGTTTTCGCCCTGATGTTCTGCTGGCATGCAGGCGCGCAGGAACCCCGGTCGCTCACCGGCACCGAGGCCGAAGGCTATCGCGGCATCTGGTTCACCATCGGGCAGGCCCGGTCGGGATTCGGCCCCAAATATTCGGGCGGCCTCGGCACCTATACGATGAAGCACATCCCGGTCGCCGTCTACGCGGCGGAGGCGGACAAGACCTTCTTCGTCTACGGCGGAACCCCGGCCGCCGACCGCAAATACCTGCTCTGCACGGTCGGCTGCTACGACCACAAGACGGGCATGCTGCGCCGCCCCGTCGTAGTCTGCGACAAGGGCGTGAACAACGTGCACGATCCGCACGACGACCCCACGATCCAGATCGACAAGGAGGGGTACGTCTGGATTTTCGTCGCCGGGCGCGGCAACACCCGCCCGGGCATCCGCTACCGCAGCCGGAAACCCTACGACATCTCCGCCTTCGACTACGTCAACGAGAGCATCATGGCCTATCCGCAGGTACATTACCACCCGGACGAAGGCTTCTTCCTCTTCTTCACGCGCTACGACGGCAAGCGGCGGCTCTTCTACCAGTCGAGCCCCGACGGCGTCGAGTGGACCGACTACCGATCCCTGGCCTCCATCATGGAGCCGGGCGAAACCAAATCGGGACACTACCAGTTCTCGACGCTCTGCGGCAAAAAGCTGATGTGCTGCTTCAACCGCCACATCGACGGCAACTGCGACACGCGGACGAACATCTATTACATTCAGTCGGAGGACTGGGGCCGGACGTGGACGACGGCGGACGGACGCCGGGTCGCGCTCCCCGTCACGCGCCGGAACGACATCTCGCTGATCCGGGATTTCCAGTCCGAACGCCGCAACTGCTACATCAAGGACATCAACTTCGGTTCCGACGGCAACCCCGTGATCCTCTATCTGACCAGCGACAACTACCTGACCGGCCCGGCCGGCGGGGTCCGAAGCTGGCAGACGGCCCACTGGGACGGCCGGCAGTGGCACTTCCGGGACCTGACGACCTCGACGCACTGCTACGACAGCGGCAGCATCTGGATCGACGACGACGATGTCTGGACCGTCATCGCTCCGACCGATGCCGGTCCTCAATACTGGGGCACGGGCGGCGAGATGGTGATGTGGCGCAGCCGCGACAAGGGCCAGAGCTGGCAACGGGTGCGGGCGCTGACCCACGACAGTCCGCGCAACCACTCCTACGCCCGGCGTCCGGTCCACGCGCATCCGGATTTCTACGCCTTCTGGGCCGACGGAGACCCCGACAACATGAGCATCTCCCGGCTCTATTTCTGCAACGAGCGCGGCGATCTGTTCCGGATGCCCTACACGATGCAGTCCGAGTGGCAGAAACCCGAACCGATACCCGGCGGCAGACCCCGCGACTGA
- a CDS encoding SusC/RagA family TonB-linked outer membrane protein encodes MLLLLPASAQPSADSGRKIRVSGRVVDSKGFVIAGATVLVKNGSAGTVSDAQGNFQLTVPQGATLQVSFLGYESREISAIGGGKPLTVTLVEQTQQVDDVVVVGYGVQKKESVLGAISQVGTDELVNSGTANITQAITGKLSGITSIQTSGQPGNNDVQLYVRGVSSWNGSDPLVLVDGIERSFSDLDPNEVATISVLKDASATAVFGAKGANGVIIVTTRSGNTGKPKMNISLSYGLDFPTNIPDHVSSAKTAELLNVALKNTQSFGSLIPQWQIDEYARPSSKINTIRYPDTDWFDLTMRTCAQTITANYNVSGGSQRVKYFLSLGYNHEGSIFKDFSEWTAANFRYDRINYRSNFDFDVTKSTRLSVKVGGVLSIRQAPTGASVSGLFNMMYSASPMMFPAYYPAWMLDMVSDPDYPDASGERLASSKGSFYGNAKTTLSTGDYQQTTSNKLYTDLVFEQKLDFITKGLSLKANVSLSTYYSRVSQEASSANPMYYIDWDAYDSGEGNPWVLSTQSDYVYERDPYSVTTGVMQDNYYTTFYWEAALNYNRTFGDHTVTALALFNQRENAKVVDFPYHSQGLVARATYDYKHKYLFECNIGYTGSEQFSPKNRYGFFPSVAIGWVPSQERFWKEAMPWWSKMKIRYSDGLVGSDSAAERWLYYTSYVSDSSGNITEDKSANLEAQWEEARKRDLGIEMGWLDNRLTLNLDLFDEKRTNMLVEPNVTMLVGTQYKVVNRGSMKKHGIDIELGWNDRTKSGFNYHLTALLSLNENRITNYEDAPYAPDYQKVAGKAYMGQTGGMSVVDSGYYENVNDIHNYPAYSDNWLYVNIGSYKYLDYAVDGSLNSQDLHAIAGSQYPPVSCSFRGGFEYKGLEFNMLWTADFGKYVNYNNSWEIEFTKGDYRASKSQLDNWSPTNPDANHATLVFGGSSGHPMYSWAGTTGAGSTMMLEGRTWRKADYISLKEVYLGYTFRSKRVLQRAGFRNLSLYLTGTNLLTLSDLIEGDPKSTTFTTGFYPMMTSVKLGVKIGF; translated from the coding sequence ATGCTGCTGCTGTTGCCCGCCTCGGCCCAGCCATCGGCGGATTCGGGACGGAAAATTCGGGTCAGCGGTCGGGTCGTCGATTCCAAAGGCTTCGTGATCGCCGGGGCGACCGTTCTGGTGAAGAACGGATCAGCAGGCACGGTGTCCGACGCGCAGGGGAATTTCCAACTGACGGTTCCCCAGGGTGCGACGCTGCAAGTCTCGTTCCTGGGTTACGAATCCCGGGAGATCAGCGCGATAGGGGGGGGGAAACCCCTGACCGTAACGCTTGTCGAACAGACTCAGCAGGTCGATGATGTCGTCGTCGTAGGCTACGGCGTCCAGAAGAAGGAGAGCGTCCTGGGCGCCATCTCCCAGGTCGGCACCGACGAACTGGTCAATTCGGGAACGGCCAACATCACGCAGGCCATCACCGGCAAACTTTCGGGCATCACGAGCATTCAGACGAGCGGCCAGCCCGGCAACAACGACGTGCAGCTCTACGTGCGCGGCGTATCGAGCTGGAACGGCTCGGACCCCCTCGTGCTGGTTGACGGCATCGAGCGCAGCTTCTCGGACCTCGATCCGAACGAGGTGGCCACGATCTCGGTGCTGAAAGACGCCTCGGCGACGGCCGTGTTCGGAGCGAAGGGCGCCAACGGCGTCATCATCGTCACCACGCGCTCCGGAAACACCGGCAAACCCAAGATGAACATCTCGCTCTCCTACGGTCTGGATTTCCCGACGAACATCCCCGACCACGTCAGCTCCGCGAAAACCGCCGAGCTGCTGAACGTGGCGCTGAAAAACACGCAGAGCTTCGGATCGCTGATTCCCCAATGGCAGATCGACGAATACGCCCGTCCGTCGTCGAAGATCAACACGATCCGCTACCCCGACACCGACTGGTTCGACCTGACCATGCGCACATGCGCCCAGACGATCACGGCCAACTACAACGTTTCGGGCGGCTCGCAGCGCGTCAAATACTTCCTGTCGCTCGGCTACAACCACGAGGGTTCGATCTTCAAGGATTTCTCGGAGTGGACCGCAGCCAACTTCCGCTACGACCGCATCAACTACCGTTCGAACTTCGATTTCGACGTAACGAAGAGCACCCGGCTCTCCGTGAAGGTCGGCGGCGTGCTGAGCATCCGTCAGGCCCCCACGGGGGCTTCGGTCTCGGGGCTCTTCAACATGATGTATTCGGCCTCGCCGATGATGTTCCCGGCCTACTACCCCGCCTGGATGCTGGATATGGTCTCCGACCCGGACTACCCCGACGCCTCGGGAGAGCGGCTGGCCAGTTCGAAAGGCAGTTTCTACGGCAATGCCAAGACGACGCTCTCGACGGGCGACTACCAGCAGACGACGAGCAACAAACTCTATACGGACCTCGTTTTCGAGCAGAAACTCGACTTCATCACCAAGGGGCTCTCGCTGAAGGCCAACGTCTCGCTGAGCACCTACTATTCGCGTGTCTCCCAGGAGGCGAGCAGCGCGAACCCGATGTACTACATCGACTGGGACGCCTACGACTCGGGCGAGGGCAATCCATGGGTGCTGTCCACGCAAAGCGACTACGTGTACGAGCGCGATCCGTACTCCGTCACGACGGGAGTCATGCAGGACAACTACTATACGACCTTCTACTGGGAGGCGGCGCTCAACTACAACCGCACCTTCGGCGACCACACCGTGACGGCGCTGGCGCTCTTCAACCAGCGCGAGAACGCCAAGGTCGTGGATTTCCCCTACCACTCGCAGGGCCTCGTGGCGCGCGCCACCTACGACTACAAGCACAAATACCTCTTCGAGTGCAACATCGGCTACACCGGCTCAGAGCAGTTCTCGCCGAAGAACCGCTACGGCTTCTTCCCTTCGGTGGCCATAGGCTGGGTGCCCTCGCAGGAGCGTTTCTGGAAAGAGGCGATGCCCTGGTGGTCTAAGATGAAGATCCGCTACTCCGACGGTCTGGTCGGAAGCGACAGCGCGGCCGAACGCTGGCTCTACTACACGAGCTACGTCAGCGACAGCAGCGGCAACATCACCGAAGACAAGAGCGCCAACCTCGAAGCCCAATGGGAGGAGGCCCGCAAACGCGACCTGGGCATCGAGATGGGGTGGCTCGACAACCGGCTGACGCTCAACCTCGACCTCTTCGACGAGAAGCGCACGAACATGCTGGTGGAACCCAACGTCACGATGCTCGTCGGCACGCAGTACAAGGTCGTGAACCGGGGCAGCATGAAGAAGCACGGCATCGACATCGAACTGGGCTGGAACGACCGGACGAAATCGGGCTTCAACTACCACCTGACGGCCCTGCTGTCGCTCAACGAGAACCGCATCACCAACTACGAGGACGCACCCTACGCCCCCGACTATCAGAAAGTGGCCGGCAAAGCCTACATGGGGCAGACCGGCGGCATGAGCGTCGTGGATTCGGGGTACTATGAAAACGTCAACGACATCCACAACTACCCCGCCTACTCGGACAACTGGCTGTATGTCAATATCGGATCGTACAAATACCTGGACTATGCGGTCGATGGCTCCCTCAACTCGCAGGACCTGCACGCCATCGCCGGTAGCCAGTATCCGCCGGTCAGCTGCTCGTTCCGGGGCGGATTCGAATACAAGGGGCTCGAATTCAACATGCTGTGGACCGCCGACTTCGGCAAGTACGTCAACTACAACAACAGCTGGGAGATCGAGTTCACGAAGGGCGACTACCGCGCCTCCAAGTCGCAGCTCGACAACTGGAGCCCAACCAATCCCGATGCCAACCACGCCACGCTGGTCTTCGGCGGCTCGTCCGGCCACCCCATGTACTCGTGGGCCGGAACCACCGGCGCCGGCTCGACGATGATGCTCGAAGGCCGCACGTGGCGCAAGGCCGACTACATCAGTCTGAAAGAGGTCTATCTGGGCTACACGTTCCGCTCGAAACGGGTGCTGCAACGCGCCGGATTCCGCAACCTGAGCCTCTATCTGACGGGCACCAACCTGCTGACGCTCTCCGACCTGATCGAGGGCGACCCCAAGAGCACCACCTTCACCACGGGCTTCTACCCCATGATGACCAGCGTCAAACTGGGCGTAAAAATCGGATTCTAA
- a CDS encoding glycoside hydrolase family 105 protein produces MYRRIFSLLMLTALFAGIPHVSTAGRKADIEIANRVAQWQIDNFGKYISSKSGTRRDQNWVNGTLYRGMVVWGETSGYKPCEDFVMEIGRRTGWSMDTRPYHADDICVGQAYLLLYEKYRDPAMLAPVKERADLVVDHPAKTQLHIKAKDGQKRWSWCDALFMAPPVYAQLTRITGDPKYLKFMNAEFYATTSKLYDTEERLFYRDASFMDMREPNGRKVFWSRGNGWVYAGLAILLETVPENDPSYDFYRRLFLEMTDALLACQDENGSWRPSLLDPEVYPTPENSGSAFFTYGLAWGVNHGILKGKVYRKAAKRSWKTLCSYVREDGRMEYVQPVGARPRITKPDQTEGYGVGAFLLAASEIVKM; encoded by the coding sequence ATGTACAGAAGAATTTTTTCCTTGCTGATGCTTACCGCTCTCTTCGCCGGCATCCCCCACGTATCCACAGCCGGCCGGAAAGCCGACATAGAGATCGCCAATCGCGTGGCGCAATGGCAGATCGACAACTTCGGCAAATACATCTCCTCGAAATCCGGCACGCGCCGCGACCAGAACTGGGTCAACGGAACCCTCTACCGCGGCATGGTGGTCTGGGGCGAGACCTCGGGCTACAAACCTTGCGAGGATTTCGTCATGGAGATCGGCCGCCGCACCGGCTGGAGCATGGACACCCGTCCGTATCATGCCGACGACATCTGCGTGGGGCAGGCTTACCTGCTGCTCTACGAGAAATACCGGGACCCGGCGATGCTGGCACCCGTGAAGGAGCGCGCCGATCTGGTGGTTGACCATCCGGCCAAAACGCAGCTCCACATCAAGGCCAAAGACGGGCAGAAGCGCTGGAGCTGGTGCGACGCGCTCTTCATGGCTCCCCCGGTCTACGCACAGCTGACCCGCATCACCGGCGACCCCAAGTACCTGAAATTCATGAATGCCGAATTTTACGCGACGACCAGCAAGCTCTACGATACGGAAGAGCGTCTCTTCTACCGCGATGCGAGCTTCATGGACATGCGCGAACCCAACGGCCGGAAAGTCTTCTGGAGCCGCGGCAACGGCTGGGTGTACGCCGGACTGGCGATCCTGCTGGAGACCGTTCCCGAGAACGATCCGTCGTACGACTTCTACCGGCGTCTGTTCCTCGAAATGACCGATGCGCTCCTCGCCTGCCAGGACGAAAACGGCTCCTGGCGCCCCAGCCTGCTCGATCCGGAGGTCTATCCGACGCCCGAGAACAGCGGATCGGCATTCTTCACCTACGGCCTGGCATGGGGCGTCAACCACGGAATCCTGAAAGGGAAGGTCTACCGCAAGGCCGCCAAACGGTCGTGGAAAACGCTCTGCTCCTATGTCCGCGAAGATGGCCGCATGGAGTACGTGCAGCCCGTAGGCGCCCGGCCCCGCATCACCAAGCCGGATCAGACCGAAGGCTACGGCGTCGGCGCCTTCCTGCTGGCCGCTTCGGAGATCGTGAAGATGTGA